One segment of Pseudoalteromonas rubra DNA contains the following:
- a CDS encoding nucleotidyltransferase family protein → MTSKWKKLLISPETSIRDAMEVIDREALRVALVVTDGDKLAGIVTDGDIRRGILSGVDLSDKVEKVMNSSPIVASERKTSAELKEIMRAHSSLSIPIVDGSGSLVGLKTLHEALEVEKKDNPIFIMAGGFGTRLRPLTDNCPKPMLKVGDKPMLETLIRHFKSFGFNNFYISTHYLPEVITEYFGNGEAFGVNITYVHEEEPLGTAGALSLLPDSLPNKPLIMINGDILTNVNFTKVLEFHESQDSDATMCVRDYEIKVPFGVIEGEGHVISDIVEKPTYRYFVNAGIYVISPEIIRSLGKSEYLDMPSLFQRKKDEDCRVLKFPIHEYWLDIGRHDDFKRAQIDIHDLGLF, encoded by the coding sequence ATGACAAGCAAATGGAAAAAATTATTAATCTCGCCAGAGACTAGCATCAGAGATGCCATGGAAGTTATTGACCGGGAAGCGCTTCGGGTCGCGTTGGTTGTCACTGATGGTGATAAGCTGGCAGGAATAGTAACGGATGGCGATATTCGTCGAGGGATACTGTCAGGGGTTGATTTGTCAGATAAAGTCGAGAAAGTGATGAATTCATCACCGATCGTAGCGTCTGAACGCAAAACTTCGGCTGAGCTGAAAGAGATAATGCGTGCTCATAGCAGCCTATCTATTCCTATCGTCGATGGCAGCGGCAGTCTGGTTGGATTGAAAACCCTGCATGAGGCATTAGAGGTCGAGAAAAAAGATAATCCGATCTTTATTATGGCCGGTGGTTTTGGAACGAGATTACGACCTTTAACTGATAATTGTCCAAAACCCATGTTGAAAGTCGGTGACAAGCCAATGCTGGAAACCTTGATCCGACATTTTAAATCTTTTGGCTTTAATAATTTTTATATTTCAACCCATTATTTGCCTGAAGTAATTACTGAATACTTCGGAAATGGCGAAGCGTTTGGGGTTAACATCACTTATGTTCATGAAGAAGAGCCTCTTGGCACTGCGGGCGCGCTTTCTCTATTACCAGACAGTTTGCCAAATAAACCCCTGATAATGATAAATGGCGATATTCTGACAAACGTGAACTTTACAAAAGTTCTGGAGTTTCATGAGTCTCAGGATTCTGATGCAACTATGTGTGTTAGAGATTATGAGATCAAGGTGCCTTTTGGTGTGATTGAAGGGGAAGGGCATGTCATCTCTGATATCGTCGAAAAGCCAACGTATCGGTATTTTGTTAATGCAGGTATCTATGTGATCTCACCTGAGATTATTCGCTCTCTCGGTAAAAGTGAGTATCTGGATATGCCATCTTTGTTTCAGAGAAAGAAAGACGAAGACTGTAGAGTACTTAAGTTTCCGATCCATGAATATTGGTTAGATATTGGCAGGCATGATGACTTTAAACGAGCGCAAATTGACATTCACGATTTAGGGTTGTTCTGA
- a CDS encoding NeuD/PglB/VioB family sugar acetyltransferase, translating to MNKSPVVLIGGGGHAAGLAEILLQQNRQILAVVAPELSPSLKRLAEFTHHTGDDDVLKYDKHEVELVNAIGAMPYKSLRQKIYQRFKDDGYQFAQVIANSANVSANAQLAEGVQIMQNAVVCIGVAIGENSIINTSTTIDHDCSIGMHCHIAPGVTMSGQVRIEQGVHVATGASIINNITIGERAIVGVGASLTKSLAKNCIAYGTKTTVKEQGAK from the coding sequence ATGAATAAATCACCAGTAGTCTTGATCGGTGGGGGAGGTCATGCTGCTGGCTTAGCGGAAATCTTGCTCCAGCAAAACCGACAGATTTTGGCTGTAGTTGCACCAGAGCTTTCACCAAGTTTGAAGCGATTAGCCGAGTTTACGCATCATACCGGCGACGACGATGTTCTGAAATATGATAAGCATGAAGTGGAGCTCGTCAATGCCATTGGAGCGATGCCCTATAAATCATTGAGGCAGAAAATATATCAGCGCTTCAAAGATGATGGTTATCAATTTGCACAAGTGATCGCTAACAGTGCCAATGTCTCTGCTAATGCTCAATTAGCAGAGGGGGTGCAGATTATGCAAAACGCTGTGGTCTGTATCGGTGTTGCTATTGGTGAAAACTCAATTATAAATACGTCCACTACAATCGATCACGACTGCTCTATTGGGATGCATTGCCATATCGCGCCGGGCGTTACAATGAGTGGGCAGGTTCGAATTGAGCAGGGTGTGCACGTGGCTACTGGAGCCAGTATAATTAATAACATTACAATTGGTGAGCGCGCTATTGTTGGTGTTGGAGCATCTTTGACAAAAAGTTTAGCGAAAAATTGTATTGCTTATGGAACAAAGACAACAGTTAAAGAACAGGGTGCCAAATGA
- the neuB gene encoding N-acetylneuraminate synthase produces the protein MTLIIAEAGVNHNGSDELAFKLVDAAHEAGADIVKFQTFKAKNLVTESAKQADYQVANTGQQESQFSMLKRLELSYETHHKLVKYCQELGIEFLSTAFDSESLDFLVNDLGITRLKLPSGEITNAPLVLEHARTGCDLIVSTGMATLSDIDYVLSVIAFGYLHPEGDPTDELLLEAYYSEEGKALLKEKVTLLHCTTEYPAPYDDINLNAMDTMKDAFKLSVGYSDHSEGIVVPISAVAKGAVLIEKHFTTDKSLPGPDHKASLDPVELKAMVEGIRIAERVLGDGIKGPRPLEVKNKEVARKSLIVAQALKAGEVITKSHVVVKRPGDGMPPSLYWKVLNTEASQDYQVGQLLDE, from the coding sequence ATGACATTAATAATTGCCGAAGCTGGCGTTAATCACAACGGTAGTGATGAGCTGGCTTTTAAATTGGTCGATGCTGCACACGAAGCGGGTGCAGATATTGTTAAATTCCAAACCTTCAAAGCTAAAAACTTGGTAACGGAATCAGCGAAGCAAGCTGATTATCAAGTTGCGAATACGGGGCAGCAAGAGTCTCAATTTAGTATGCTTAAGCGATTAGAGCTGAGTTACGAAACGCATCACAAGCTGGTTAAATATTGCCAGGAGTTAGGGATTGAGTTTTTATCAACCGCGTTCGATTCCGAGAGCCTTGATTTCTTAGTTAATGATTTGGGGATCACGAGACTGAAGTTACCTTCCGGAGAGATAACTAACGCACCACTGGTGTTAGAGCATGCCAGAACCGGGTGTGATTTAATTGTTTCTACAGGTATGGCCACTCTGAGTGATATTGATTACGTATTATCTGTTATTGCATTCGGTTATTTACACCCTGAAGGGGATCCAACTGATGAGCTGTTGCTAGAAGCTTATTACTCTGAGGAAGGTAAAGCACTGCTTAAAGAAAAAGTGACCTTGTTGCATTGCACAACAGAATATCCGGCACCTTATGACGATATCAATCTAAATGCCATGGATACAATGAAAGACGCGTTTAAGCTCTCAGTTGGCTACTCAGATCATAGTGAGGGTATTGTTGTGCCTATCTCTGCTGTAGCAAAAGGCGCGGTATTGATTGAAAAGCACTTCACGACAGACAAGTCTCTGCCAGGTCCGGATCATAAAGCATCTTTGGATCCTGTTGAGCTTAAAGCGATGGTTGAGGGTATTCGCATCGCTGAGAGAGTATTAGGTGATGGTATCAAAGGGCCTCGTCCGCTCGAAGTTAAAAATAAAGAAGTAGCCAGAAAGAGCTTGATCGTGGCACAAGCATTAAAAGCCGGCGAAGTGATTACTAAGTCACATGTTGTGGTTAAGCGCCCGGGTGATGGCATGCCACCTTCACTATATTGGAAAGTGCTCAATACTGAGGCTTCCCAAGATTATCAAGTCGGTCAATTACTAGATGAATAA